Proteins encoded by one window of Tunturibacter psychrotolerans:
- a CDS encoding APC family permease translates to MGLFSATAIVMGSMIGSGIFIVSADMSRGLGSPALLIAAWLVTAAMTIIGALSYGELAAMMPKAGGQYVYLREALGPLWGFLYGWTLFLVIQTGTIAAVGVAFGKFLGVFFPSVSAQNWIFHIGHVPAWHVGPMVLGNMDIGLNTANLSAIVVITLLTLLNTFGVKMGAAVQNVFTSAKVLALAAVVLVGVLAKNSVAVAANFGAGWHNFWAGAGWHTVHAVQVGVGGPTAYVGLLTMVAVVQVGSLFSSDAWNNVTFTAGEIRNPKRNLPLSLAIGTGVVLLLYVLCNFVYLSVLPMVGDPTATTIAGRGIQFASEDRVATAVMEQAFAGYGAKLMAAAILVSTFGCVNGMLLAGARVYYAMSRDGLFFKSVGRLSERSKTPVNSLWVQWAWTCLLCLSGSYGQLLDYVIFAVLVFYVMTIAGLFVLRRTRPDAVRPYKAFGYPVLPALYIVMALWICAVLLRYKPQYTWPGLVLVLLGIPVYLIWTRMPQSRSIDMTANEG, encoded by the coding sequence ATGGGGTTGTTTTCGGCGACCGCGATCGTGATGGGGTCGATGATCGGATCTGGCATCTTCATCGTTTCGGCGGATATGTCGCGCGGGCTGGGGTCGCCGGCGCTGCTGATTGCGGCTTGGCTGGTGACGGCGGCGATGACCATAATTGGCGCGTTGAGTTATGGAGAATTGGCGGCGATGATGCCAAAGGCCGGCGGGCAATATGTTTATCTGCGCGAGGCGCTTGGACCGCTGTGGGGATTTCTTTATGGGTGGACGTTGTTCCTGGTTATTCAGACAGGGACCATTGCGGCGGTGGGGGTCGCGTTTGGGAAATTTCTTGGTGTTTTCTTTCCGAGTGTAAGTGCACAGAACTGGATCTTCCATATTGGGCATGTTCCTGCTTGGCACGTGGGGCCCATGGTGTTGGGTAACATGGACATCGGGTTGAATACGGCGAACCTGTCGGCGATTGTGGTCATTACTTTGCTGACGCTGCTGAACACGTTTGGTGTGAAGATGGGCGCGGCGGTGCAGAATGTCTTCACTTCTGCGAAGGTGCTGGCGCTGGCGGCGGTGGTGCTGGTAGGCGTATTGGCGAAGAATTCGGTTGCCGTTGCGGCGAATTTTGGCGCAGGGTGGCATAACTTCTGGGCAGGTGCGGGGTGGCACACGGTACATGCGGTCCAGGTAGGGGTGGGTGGGCCGACCGCTTATGTGGGCTTGTTGACGATGGTGGCGGTGGTGCAGGTGGGATCGCTGTTCAGTTCGGACGCGTGGAACAACGTTACATTCACGGCGGGCGAGATCAGAAATCCGAAGAGGAATCTGCCGTTGTCACTGGCGATTGGCACAGGTGTTGTGTTGTTGTTGTATGTGCTGTGCAACTTCGTCTACCTGAGTGTGCTGCCGATGGTGGGTGATCCGACGGCTACGACGATTGCTGGGCGAGGGATTCAGTTTGCGTCAGAAGACAGGGTCGCAACCGCGGTGATGGAGCAGGCCTTTGCGGGATATGGCGCGAAGCTGATGGCTGCGGCGATTCTGGTCTCGACGTTTGGGTGCGTGAATGGGATGTTGTTGGCTGGCGCGCGTGTGTATTACGCGATGAGCCGGGATGGATTGTTCTTCAAATCTGTGGGCAGACTGAGTGAAAGGTCTAAAACTCCGGTGAACTCGCTGTGGGTGCAGTGGGCGTGGACCTGCCTGCTGTGTCTCTCTGGGAGTTACGGGCAGCTGCTGGACTACGTGATCTTTGCCGTGCTGGTCTTCTACGTGATGACGATTGCGGGGCTCTTTGTGCTTCGGCGGACACGGCCGGATGCGGTGCGGCCGTATAAAGCATTTGGGTATCCGGTGTTGCCGGCGCTCTATATCGTGATGGCGCTGTGGATTTGTGCAGTACTATTGCGTTACAAACCTCAATACACCTGGCCAGGTCTTGTGCTCGTTCTGCTGGGTATACCTGTTTATTTGATATGGACTCGGATGCCACAGTCTCGATCGATTGATATGACCGCAAACGAAGGGTAG
- a CDS encoding amino acid permease, with amino-acid sequence MAKLLATKPLSRLLHEAQDEGESGLKRTLGPLNLITLGVGAIIGAGIFVLTGQAAAKHAGPAVMLSFVVAGITCAFAGLCYAEFASLIPIAGSAYTYGYATLGEFVAWIIGWDLVLEYAFGAATVASGWSGYFVGLLQDFHIHIPPQLTTTPGNVLYLYHDRWQALTALPAGINASALPHVAGVFNLVAFLVITVITTILIIGIQESANLNTAIVIVKLGVVGVFLVLGIGYILKHPAEAHANWTPFIPPSEGPGAFGIGGITAGAASIFFAYIGFDAVSTAAQEAKNPKRDMPIGILGSLVFCTLLYIVVSGVLTGLVNYRALNVGDPVAVGIDVTGVRWGSILVKIGAVFGLSTVMLVMLLGQSRVFYSMSRDGLLWKWAGVIHPRFRTPWISNLVVGAIVAFMPALLPISRLSELVNMGTLLAFAIVCAGVWILRRRNPTLHRPFKTPLVPLVPFLGIVSALYLVWTLPTLTKVVVLGWLAFGLVIYFTYSVKHSKVQLALKAEGK; translated from the coding sequence ATGGCGAAGTTGCTGGCAACCAAACCTCTCTCGCGTCTGCTGCATGAGGCGCAGGACGAGGGCGAAAGCGGACTCAAACGTACCCTGGGCCCACTGAACCTGATCACGCTCGGAGTCGGAGCGATCATTGGCGCAGGAATATTTGTTCTGACAGGACAGGCTGCTGCGAAACATGCGGGGCCGGCTGTGATGCTCAGCTTCGTTGTGGCCGGTATTACCTGCGCGTTTGCGGGTCTCTGCTATGCGGAGTTTGCTTCCCTGATTCCCATCGCAGGTTCGGCTTACACGTATGGATACGCTACGCTGGGCGAGTTTGTGGCCTGGATCATCGGCTGGGATCTGGTGCTCGAGTACGCTTTCGGCGCTGCAACGGTGGCTTCGGGTTGGAGCGGATACTTTGTCGGGCTGCTGCAGGACTTCCACATTCATATTCCTCCTCAACTGACGACTACTCCGGGAAATGTGCTGTACCTGTATCACGATCGCTGGCAGGCGTTGACGGCGCTTCCGGCTGGAATCAATGCTTCGGCGCTGCCGCATGTCGCCGGGGTCTTCAACCTGGTGGCGTTTCTGGTGATCACAGTGATCACGACCATTCTGATCATCGGGATTCAGGAGTCGGCGAATCTGAATACTGCGATTGTGATCGTGAAGCTGGGCGTTGTGGGTGTGTTTCTGGTGCTGGGGATTGGGTACATCCTGAAGCATCCCGCTGAGGCTCATGCGAACTGGACTCCTTTCATTCCGCCGAGCGAAGGGCCGGGGGCCTTTGGGATCGGGGGTATTACGGCTGGTGCTGCTTCGATCTTCTTTGCATATATCGGATTCGATGCGGTGTCGACGGCGGCGCAGGAGGCGAAGAATCCGAAGCGTGATATGCCGATCGGTATCCTCGGGTCGCTGGTGTTCTGCACGCTGCTGTACATCGTGGTGTCGGGTGTGCTGACCGGGTTGGTGAATTACAGGGCTTTGAACGTTGGTGATCCGGTTGCGGTCGGTATCGATGTGACCGGCGTCCGGTGGGGCAGCATTCTGGTGAAGATTGGTGCTGTGTTTGGTCTGTCTACGGTGATGCTGGTGATGTTGCTGGGGCAGTCGCGGGTGTTCTATTCGATGTCGCGGGACGGTCTGCTGTGGAAGTGGGCTGGGGTGATCCATCCCCGGTTCCGTACGCCTTGGATCTCGAATCTGGTTGTAGGCGCGATCGTCGCGTTTATGCCGGCGCTTCTTCCGATCAGCAGGCTGAGTGAACTGGTGAACATGGGAACGCTGCTGGCGTTTGCGATTGTCTGCGCTGGAGTCTGGATTCTCCGGAGGCGTAATCCGACTTTGCATCGGCCATTCAAGACGCCGCTGGTTCCGCTGGTGCCGTTCCTGGGTATTGTCAGTGCGCTCTACCTTGTGTGGACCCTGCCGACGCTGACCAAAGTTGTGGTGCTGGGCTGGCTCGCGTTTGGACTGGTGATCTACTTCACCTACAGCGTCAAACACAGCAAGGTCCAACTGGCGCTGAAGGCCGAGGGCAAATAG
- a CDS encoding ABC transporter ATP-binding protein yields the protein MAIETAVESNLSTSNAHGPTPGDVIVTDNLWKTYEMGDQQVHALRGVNLRIRHNEYVAIMGPSGSGKSTLMNLIGCLDSPSQGRYWLNGHDVSELNDDELARIRNKEIGFVFQTFNLLARATSLHNVELPLIYNGTPAAARTERAKSVLESVGLGTRMMHKPNELSGGQRQRVAIARALVNKPSIILADEPTGNLDSKTGDEIMALFDELHSNGNTIVLVTHEPDIAEYAHRIITIRDGVVAGDHLSSRIRK from the coding sequence ATGGCTATCGAAACTGCAGTCGAATCCAACCTCAGCACCAGCAACGCACATGGCCCAACTCCGGGAGACGTCATCGTCACCGACAATCTCTGGAAGACCTACGAGATGGGCGATCAGCAGGTGCATGCCCTCCGCGGTGTCAATCTCCGCATCCGCCACAATGAATACGTTGCCATCATGGGTCCCTCAGGCTCCGGCAAGTCAACTTTGATGAATCTCATCGGTTGCCTCGACTCCCCATCCCAGGGCCGCTACTGGCTCAACGGCCACGACGTCTCCGAGCTCAACGACGACGAACTCGCCCGCATACGCAACAAGGAGATCGGCTTCGTCTTCCAAACCTTCAACCTACTCGCCCGCGCCACATCGCTTCACAACGTAGAGTTGCCCCTCATCTACAACGGCACGCCGGCGGCCGCGCGCACCGAGCGCGCAAAGAGTGTCCTCGAGTCCGTCGGCCTCGGCACCCGCATGATGCACAAGCCCAACGAGCTCTCCGGTGGCCAGCGTCAGCGTGTCGCCATCGCCCGAGCTCTGGTCAACAAGCCGTCCATCATCCTCGCCGACGAACCCACCGGCAACCTCGACTCCAAAACCGGCGACGAGATCATGGCTCTCTTCGACGAGCTCCACTCAAACGGCAACACCATCGTCCTCGTCACTCACGAGCCGGACATCGCCGAGTACGCCCACCGGATCATCACCATCCGCGATGGTGTCGTCGCAGGCGATCACCTCTCCTCACGTATCCGCAAATAG
- a CDS encoding efflux RND transporter periplasmic adaptor subunit, with product MSIKKIILIVVVVLVLAGIVVGTILHGQASVTKVATGKAAHQDLIAVVNGTGQIKPKTYVNIGATAFGRITHLYVKEGDHVKSGATLATVESVQPQATVAAQQATIASSQTDITSYVAAEKTAEANIAQGKADLEQKRLDYGRAESLYNEKLIAKQDYDAKKAAYDMAVATLAQRQAALAQATAQTESQRGHMNQAVASQRANYDALDKTVSRAPFDGLVTNVPVREGETVVLGIQNAQGSTLMTLADMSVITAEVKVDETDIVNVALNQPADVTVDAMPGRVFKGHVTEVGDQALLRTTGVATSQSTTGTEEAKDFKVVVTLDQTTDELRPGLSATAKITTAHKPNALTIPIQALVQRDPVTEKALAANAGKASVVSASTSSAPARKPQPVQGVYVLQVDHKKTRANFVPITTGVTGATDIEVLSGLKDGDEIVTGRYRILRTLKSGTAVKIDNSVEATTDADKS from the coding sequence ATGAGCATAAAGAAAATTATTCTGATCGTAGTTGTGGTACTGGTTCTTGCAGGCATCGTCGTCGGCACCATCCTCCACGGACAGGCCAGTGTCACCAAAGTCGCCACCGGCAAAGCCGCCCACCAGGATCTGATCGCCGTCGTCAACGGAACCGGTCAGATCAAACCGAAGACCTACGTCAACATCGGCGCCACCGCCTTCGGACGCATCACTCATCTCTACGTGAAAGAGGGCGACCATGTGAAGTCCGGCGCTACCCTCGCCACAGTCGAGAGCGTTCAACCCCAGGCCACTGTCGCAGCGCAGCAAGCCACAATCGCCTCGTCCCAAACCGACATCACCAGCTATGTCGCCGCAGAGAAAACCGCCGAGGCCAACATTGCGCAGGGCAAGGCCGACCTCGAACAGAAAAGACTCGACTACGGTCGCGCTGAATCCCTCTATAACGAAAAGCTGATCGCCAAGCAGGACTACGACGCCAAAAAAGCCGCGTACGATATGGCTGTTGCAACCCTCGCCCAGCGACAAGCGGCACTTGCACAGGCGACAGCGCAGACCGAGTCCCAACGCGGACACATGAACCAGGCAGTCGCCAGCCAGCGCGCAAACTACGATGCTCTCGACAAGACTGTGAGCCGCGCTCCCTTCGACGGACTCGTCACCAACGTTCCTGTCCGCGAAGGCGAGACCGTCGTCCTCGGCATTCAGAACGCCCAGGGCTCCACACTGATGACCCTTGCCGACATGTCCGTCATTACCGCAGAGGTCAAGGTCGACGAGACAGACATCGTCAATGTCGCCCTTAACCAACCAGCCGACGTCACCGTCGACGCAATGCCCGGCCGCGTCTTCAAAGGCCACGTCACCGAGGTCGGCGATCAGGCTCTGCTCCGCACCACCGGAGTCGCCACCAGCCAGAGCACCACAGGCACCGAGGAGGCGAAAGACTTCAAAGTCGTCGTCACCCTGGATCAAACTACCGACGAACTGCGGCCCGGTCTGTCAGCCACAGCAAAGATCACTACCGCCCACAAGCCCAACGCGCTCACCATACCTATCCAGGCCCTTGTTCAGCGTGACCCTGTCACCGAAAAAGCACTCGCAGCGAACGCAGGCAAGGCAAGCGTAGTTTCCGCATCAACTTCCAGCGCTCCCGCACGCAAACCCCAACCCGTCCAGGGAGTCTACGTGCTCCAGGTCGACCACAAAAAGACTCGCGCCAACTTCGTTCCCATCACCACAGGAGTTACAGGAGCCACTGACATCGAGGTTCTCAGCGGCCTCAAAGACGGCGACGAAATTGTTACCGGCCGCTATCGAATCCTTCGCACCCTTAAGAGCGGAACTGCAGTCAAAATAGACAACAGCGTTGAAGCCACAACCGATGCCGATAAATCGTAA
- a CDS encoding GWxTD domain-containing protein — translation MTISRRLVSCTTLLVMIFMGGHVLAAQEATSGSDQTDGVTKGPVTVEKPDPLKRPRTDKEIRDQQKALRQELKGVYKKWVDEDVRWIITDQELQAFKSLSNDEERDQFIENFWLRRNPNPDSPENEFREEHYARIAYANDHFAAGKPGWRTDRGHIYIAYGKPDNIDSHPSGGSYDRPIEEGGGNTSTFPFEIWHYRYLEGIGDNVDIEFVDTCMCGDYHMTIDRSEKDALKHVPGAGQTLYEQSGQSKQADRFSGGLEQLGAGPMSSANQSKQFDRLDRYAKLMAPPEIKFKDLESFMTTSKILTGPPFLFDVRTDYVKVTNDTILVPVTLQIRNQDITFTNKDGVAMGTVNILGRVSNLNHKAIQTFEDTVSVQVPSELLARKRADQSVYWKSLPLRPGLYKVDIVIKDVNNPDHIGRWQRSLNVPAYDDDRLASSSLILASSMERVPSKDIGAGNFIIGDTHITPRVPTGIGVPVTFHRGQNLNFWMQVYNLGIDEKSKQNGATIEYQILDVGTNKAVLETQELTSKTNPNADQVTIEKSLPLASLQPGKYQVNIKVNDGVTKQQIAESAPFIVD, via the coding sequence ATGACAATTTCTCGGCGCTTGGTATCCTGCACGACCCTATTGGTGATGATCTTCATGGGGGGGCATGTTTTGGCTGCCCAGGAAGCGACCAGCGGTTCTGACCAGACTGATGGCGTGACCAAGGGTCCGGTGACGGTGGAGAAGCCAGATCCTTTGAAGCGTCCGCGGACCGACAAGGAAATACGAGATCAGCAGAAGGCTTTGAGGCAGGAGCTGAAGGGCGTCTATAAAAAGTGGGTGGATGAAGACGTTCGCTGGATCATTACGGATCAGGAGTTGCAAGCGTTCAAGAGCCTGAGCAATGACGAAGAGCGCGACCAGTTCATCGAGAATTTTTGGCTGCGGCGCAATCCGAATCCAGATTCGCCTGAGAATGAGTTTCGCGAAGAACACTACGCGCGCATCGCATACGCGAATGACCACTTCGCAGCGGGCAAGCCTGGCTGGAGAACCGATCGCGGTCATATCTACATTGCTTACGGAAAGCCGGATAATATCGATTCGCATCCAAGCGGCGGTAGCTACGATCGTCCGATTGAAGAGGGTGGTGGAAATACCTCTACGTTTCCGTTCGAGATTTGGCACTATCGCTATCTGGAGGGTATCGGGGATAACGTCGATATCGAGTTTGTCGATACTTGCATGTGCGGCGATTACCACATGACGATCGATCGCTCCGAGAAGGACGCGCTGAAGCATGTTCCGGGCGCGGGCCAGACGTTATATGAGCAGTCGGGGCAGTCGAAGCAGGCAGACCGTTTTTCGGGTGGACTGGAACAACTTGGCGCAGGACCTATGTCCTCTGCGAACCAGAGCAAGCAGTTCGACCGACTCGATCGATATGCCAAGTTGATGGCTCCTCCTGAGATCAAGTTCAAGGATCTGGAGTCGTTTATGACGACTTCGAAGATTCTGACCGGACCTCCGTTCCTGTTTGATGTCCGGACGGACTACGTCAAGGTTACAAACGATACTATCCTGGTGCCAGTGACGCTTCAGATCAGAAATCAAGACATCACGTTTACGAATAAAGATGGCGTTGCGATGGGTACGGTGAACATCCTGGGGCGTGTCTCGAACCTGAATCACAAGGCGATTCAAACCTTCGAAGACACGGTCAGTGTTCAGGTGCCGAGTGAACTGCTGGCGCGCAAGCGAGCTGATCAATCGGTCTATTGGAAGTCATTGCCGCTTCGTCCCGGTTTGTACAAGGTTGACATCGTTATCAAGGACGTCAATAATCCCGACCATATTGGAAGATGGCAACGAAGTCTGAACGTGCCAGCCTACGACGATGATCGACTCGCTTCTTCTTCGCTGATTCTGGCATCTTCCATGGAGAGAGTCCCGTCCAAGGATATTGGTGCCGGGAATTTCATTATTGGCGACACTCACATTACTCCTCGGGTTCCGACTGGAATTGGGGTTCCTGTGACGTTTCACAGGGGACAGAATCTGAACTTCTGGATGCAGGTGTATAACTTAGGGATCGATGAGAAGAGTAAACAGAATGGTGCGACGATCGAGTATCAAATTCTCGACGTGGGCACCAATAAGGCCGTTCTTGAGACGCAGGAGTTGACCTCGAAGACCAACCCCAATGCGGATCAGGTTACGATTGAGAAAAGTTTGCCGCTGGCTAGTCTTCAGCCTGGCAAGTACCAAGTCAACATCAAAGTGAATGACGGAGTAACGAAGCAGCAGATCGCAGAATCTGCGCCGTTTATCGTAGATTAG
- a CDS encoding TonB-dependent receptor, which produces MLRPQGKIALLSLMLLTAAARVAMGQGAAVSGVVRDAQGVAQLGALVQVIAADSAMAGTAFTDLHGRYFIPHLLPGQYEVRASAALFVPAMRGNLQLTSGAQAVVNLTLSTLFESTAWLPAERRKADEPGDDWKWTLRSVANRPILRFAEDGDVILVSSSVRETPKRAERVRAEVTAGDGGFGSSGVHNVFAFDRVLDDGAGLTLRADVGTQPGAPNVGQSTEVATGYGMQLGYGGAARMVLSYQMHPEMLASDGTPGLGVMQLASGQKMQIGDFAEVEAGGTVYVVRTSGYASGSRPFVKVTAHPTENWSVGYRMATAQDLQSFAGLDTMRRELPVAALYQGRLQTDGGVHQELSVGRKTGRGMVQVAYYADSLDRVAVSGGGALTPADIAATGQSGANGIIADSTTGNFRFLSAGYKTQGLSVTMTEPLTTNLWVAVEYGTGAGLAAKDGVVMSLPDAGSDLAPVAARTATIALRGRVLRSGTALRAAYRWQPTRLVTAVDPYAPFSDQAYLSCYLRQSLRLGRLLPPGLEATVDVTNLLAQGYRPFLSADGQTLFLAQSPRTMQAGLAFTF; this is translated from the coding sequence GTGCTACGACCCCAGGGGAAGATCGCGCTTCTGTCGCTGATGCTGCTTACTGCAGCAGCCCGCGTCGCTATGGGTCAAGGTGCAGCGGTGTCGGGGGTGGTTCGTGATGCGCAGGGTGTGGCGCAGCTGGGTGCTCTGGTTCAGGTAATCGCGGCAGATTCAGCGATGGCTGGAACTGCGTTCACGGATCTTCACGGGCGCTACTTCATTCCTCATCTACTTCCTGGACAATATGAGGTGAGGGCCAGTGCGGCGCTGTTCGTTCCAGCGATGCGGGGCAATCTGCAGCTCACGTCGGGAGCTCAGGCGGTTGTCAATCTGACGCTGAGTACACTTTTCGAATCCACCGCGTGGCTTCCGGCAGAGCGTCGCAAGGCGGACGAACCAGGTGATGATTGGAAGTGGACGCTGCGGTCGGTTGCGAATCGTCCGATTCTTCGGTTCGCCGAAGATGGAGACGTGATTCTGGTCTCTTCCAGTGTTCGAGAGACCCCAAAGCGCGCTGAGAGAGTGCGCGCGGAGGTTACGGCCGGCGATGGCGGCTTCGGGAGCAGCGGGGTCCACAATGTTTTCGCGTTCGACAGAGTGCTTGATGATGGCGCCGGTCTGACGCTGCGTGCGGACGTTGGGACACAGCCCGGGGCACCCAATGTCGGTCAGTCTACTGAGGTTGCGACCGGGTATGGGATGCAGCTTGGGTATGGGGGTGCGGCTCGGATGGTGTTGAGCTACCAGATGCACCCTGAGATGCTGGCATCGGATGGAACCCCTGGGTTGGGAGTGATGCAGCTTGCGAGTGGGCAGAAGATGCAGATCGGGGATTTCGCGGAGGTCGAGGCGGGAGGGACGGTCTATGTTGTCCGGACCTCTGGGTATGCGTCGGGTTCACGACCGTTCGTGAAGGTTACGGCACATCCGACGGAGAACTGGAGCGTCGGGTATCGTATGGCGACGGCGCAGGATCTGCAGTCGTTCGCGGGTCTCGATACGATGAGGCGAGAGCTGCCGGTCGCTGCGCTTTATCAGGGTAGATTGCAGACGGATGGCGGAGTGCACCAGGAGTTGAGTGTTGGCCGAAAGACCGGCCGCGGAATGGTGCAGGTTGCGTATTACGCCGACTCGCTGGATCGGGTCGCTGTCTCAGGCGGCGGTGCGCTGACTCCGGCGGATATCGCGGCGACAGGTCAGAGTGGCGCGAATGGGATCATTGCCGATTCGACGACAGGGAACTTCCGGTTTTTGAGTGCGGGGTACAAGACCCAGGGTTTGAGTGTCACGATGACTGAGCCGCTGACCACGAATCTGTGGGTTGCGGTGGAGTATGGGACGGGGGCAGGGCTCGCGGCGAAGGATGGCGTTGTGATGTCGCTGCCTGATGCTGGATCGGATCTGGCGCCGGTGGCTGCGCGAACTGCGACGATCGCTTTGCGGGGTCGGGTGCTTCGCAGCGGAACGGCGCTTCGAGCGGCGTATCGCTGGCAGCCGACACGGTTGGTGACGGCGGTGGATCCTTACGCTCCTTTCAGCGACCAGGCGTACCTGAGCTGTTATCTGCGACAGTCTTTGCGGCTGGGGCGTCTGCTGCCGCCCGGGCTTGAGGCTACGGTTGACGTCACGAATCTGCTGGCGCAGGGCTATCGGCCCTTCCTGTCGGCGGATGGACAAACTCTGTTCCTTGCACAGTCGCCTCGGACCATGCAGGCTGGACTTGCCTTTACCTTCTAG